The sequence CGCTTGTGATGATCGTCCCGGCATCCGGTGAAATTGATGGTGATAACAATATTATGACCCTTGATGATCTTGCTGATGTGTCAGTCACAAAAATAGCCATTGGGGATCCGGAGGTTGCACCGGTAGGAAGATATGCAAAAAGTGCACTTGAGGGAGCTTCACTGTGGGATGATGTCAGCGAAAAGCTCATTTATGCAGAAACTGTGAAGCAGGTACTGGTCTATGTCGAGAACGGAGAAGTGGATGCAGGTTTTGTTTATATGACCGATGCAATGAACTCCGATATGGATGAGATCGAAGTTGTAGCGGAGATCCCGTTAAGAACCAGCATAAGCTATCCTATTGCGACCGTTTCCTCTTCGACTGAAAAGCAAGCTTCTCAGGAATTTATAGACTTTGTAGTTTCAGATGAAGGAAAAGATATATTCGAAAAGTATGGTTTTACAGTAACGGATGAGAATTAATGCTTGAAGATGCCTGGATCCCCCTGTTGATAACTCTTAAAGTGGCAGTACTTTCCACTGCTTTTGTAGCTGTGCTTGGAATTTTCATTTCCTATGCACTTGCAAGGCGGGAGTTTCGGGGGAAATGGCTCGCAGACATCTTTGTGACACTTCCACTGGTACTTCCGCCTACGGTTACCGGTTATCTTCTTGTGATCCTGCTGGGCAAGAACGGAATAATAGGCCAGACCATATTTGAACTGACGGGATGGTCACTGCTTTTTACATGGCATGCTGCTGTGATAGCAGCGTTTGTTGTCTCGCTTCCACTGATGGTTAAGACAACGGCTTCTGCGATCAGTGCGGTGGATCGTGAACTGGAGTATGCAGCCTATACACTTGGCCACAGTGAACTTGAAACAATGCTCTTTGTGACCCTTCCCCTTGCCAAAAAAGGCATACTTGCAGGTATTGTGCTGAGTTTTGCAAGGGCTGTCGGGGAGTTCGGTGCTACTCTTATGGTTGCAGGCAATATTCCGGGGAAGACAAATACGAT comes from Methanococcoides sp. AM1 and encodes:
- the modA gene encoding molybdate ABC transporter substrate-binding protein, which produces MEKNHLIMVIAAVILIAAAAMLVMPSSQAEENTEITVSAAASLTESFTEIEQEFEAQNPDVDVNLNFAGSGSLRMQIEAGAPIDVFASASQKHMDLLESGELIDTGTRHDFAENSLVMIVPASGEIDGDNNIMTLDDLADVSVTKIAIGDPEVAPVGRYAKSALEGASLWDDVSEKLIYAETVKQVLVYVENGEVDAGFVYMTDAMNSDMDEIEVVAEIPLRTSISYPIATVSSSTEKQASQEFIDFVVSDEGKDIFEKYGFTVTDEN
- the modB gene encoding molybdate ABC transporter permease subunit; this encodes MLEDAWIPLLITLKVAVLSTAFVAVLGIFISYALARREFRGKWLADIFVTLPLVLPPTVTGYLLVILLGKNGIIGQTIFELTGWSLLFTWHAAVIAAFVVSLPLMVKTTASAISAVDRELEYAAYTLGHSELETMLFVTLPLAKKGILAGIVLSFARAVGEFGATLMVAGNIPGKTNTMSLSIYTAFQSGNDTLANILVITLVVVSLVSMALTARFVNRWSM